The nucleotide window AAAAACAGGAAAGTCGACGGGAAAAAATAAACAAGATTGTCGGGAACCGTGTCCTGACGGGCACTCCGATAATCAAACTTTTTAAAAAAACTATGAGCACCGAGCAATTTGCATCATCCCGCGAGAAAATCCTTTCCAAAGTCAATACAGCTTTGGCCCCGATCAAAGACCGGGCCGCCATGCCCGAGTATGACCCCAGGATCACAGTGACAAAAACCTTTGACCCTCAAGCGGATCAGTGGGCTTTTTTTAAGGAAGAATTTGATAAAGTCCATGGTCGGACTTTTTCGACGGGTGCAGAAATCGAGGCCTTTTTTGCATCGAATAACCTCACCTACGGTTATTGTGATCCGAAGATTCTTGCGCTCATGAGCGAGATTCTTCCTGATAATGTATTACTGGAGACACAGTTTGATCTGGCGAAAATCGATAGTTACCAGTTTGGCATTACCTGCGCCAGTGGCGCGATAGCCGAGACCGGATCGATCATTCTGACTGACAAGGATACTTCTCGGCGTTTGGGTGCCTTGGCTCCTTGGGTGCATATTGCCTGCGTGGAGCACTCCAGTATCCACGCCACGATCCATGATGCCCTGAAGGCTATGCCAGATGATCCTAATATCATCTGGTGCACCGGACCGTCAAAAACCGCTGATATCGAAGGTATCCTCATTGAGGGGGTGCACGGTCCCGGCATCCAAGGGTGTTTTCTGCTGCCGTAAATGGAGTGATATTTCCAAAGGTTTAAAATCAGTTTTCAAATCTCAGGAACTTTTTTTTCCGGACACATCGCGGACGAGGGAGATTACCTGGTCTTTTGAAAAAGGAACCATTCGCATCTCGAAAAACTTCCTTTTTCCATCAATATGGAGTTCATACTCACATTGTTGGAGACTTTGGGTTTCGATTGTTTTACGGATGGAGTCGGTGTGGAGTTCAGCAATGTGGCTAGGGAGGATCTCATGGGGTTTTTTACCGAGGAATTGTTCGGGGGATACGACTAATAAGCCCTTATCCAAGGCATAATAATCCATGTATGTCCCGTCGATATCCTGATGAAAGACCAGATCGGGGAGTGAATGGGGGATTTGCCCTGAATATCCGAGTGCTTGAGCTTCAGCTTCTTTTTCCTTGGTAATATCAATATGGCAACCAATCATGCGGACTGGTCTACCCACATCATCCCATTCCACAATTTTGCCCGAGCAAATCACCCACACTGTCGAACCGTTTTTATGGCGGTAACGCACTTCATTACAATACGGGATCATACCCCGGGAACGAACATGGTCATCGTAATTTTTTAGAACCATTTCCAGATCTTCCGGGAAAATCATCTTTTTATAGTTCTCCGCGCTGTCGGGCAGCTCATGATCCTCGTACCCGAAAATCTTCCGGTAGCCGGGACTATTCTTCTGGGTATTCTCCTGGATATTCCAGTCCCAAAAACCGGATAAAGTCTGTTCGACGACAAGTTCATAAATTGTTTTTGTCTTGAGGAGTTCATGATATTCAGCACTTGCCTTTGGAGTAAAGACAGCTACGGCCAAGTTATCTTGTTCGGACGACTTCAGTTTTTGGAGTTTAATGACAAATTCGGAAGTTGTATACCCGGACCGGAGAGATATTTCGCAAGTGATCTCGACAGGACGGGAGGATTTTGTGTGGAAGATCTGCTCGAGTGCGGCGGAAAGTTCACGATGGAATTTTGGACGGACAATGCGTTGAATGAGGGAGTTTTTAATCTCAGAACCAGTCAATCCGGTGAGTTGGACGAGAGACTGGTTAAAATCATTAATCTCCCCAAAGGAATCGATCAAGCATACTCCGAGGGGTATGGCTTCCATCAATTGTGAATCAAACTGGTTAAACATAGATTACCGGATCACTCATGCTCTCTGTTTGTTTTTTGGAACGACTACTGACTACGGATAATCACCGGCCTTCGCAAGGATAATCCCCGCTTATAAAATTGACATTACAGGGGCGAAATATAGGAAAATCATCACGAATCTCGCCGTCAATTCATGACGAGCCATAGATGCCTATAGAGCTGCGCTAATTAGTGATGCCGAGGGTGATCTTATGGATAAACTCAAGGCTCACGGGGGTTCAGGAGATTACTCATAGGCGGGTACCGGATTAAATCATTTCAACCATTTTCCCGGTCGCTTTAATCCGGATTTTTCCACCGGAGGGTACCACGATGCGGGACATGCGGTGATTCCAGTTTTGGCCGAGGATTGATTTACTCTCTTCTTTTGTCTCGGCAAAGACTTTGACTGTCGCATCGAATTTTGTGGGATTGGAGAGTGCGAGTGTGATCACCCCACCGTCACGGGATAGTATTGTAGCGTCGATATGGTCGTTGACACTGATGACTCCGGTATCCGTCTGGATATAGATCCCGGGTACTTCCATCCAAGCAAAGATGAGGCAGACCTCGCTCCAGCAGGAACAAGCGCAGATTTCCCCACAAGGATCGATCCCGTCACCCATTTGGACACGTTCACTCATGAAACCCTCGGGCATTCCTGCGATTACTTTATCGGTACGGCTGAGGAATTGGGGAAGGGCATGGGTGAGTTCACGCAAAATGCGCAACCAGATTTCTTCGCCCGTAGCACGGAAAAGCTTGAGAAAACTGTCGCCGGAGAGGGTGCAGAGTCCGGGAACCGCACATTTATTCTGGGTGCTGGCAAAGATCGTGCCTGTCGTGAGCATATCGAGTTTGCCATAGGTGGATTTGGGCGGGAATTTATAATCGTAGGAGACAAACCACGAAACCAATTGTACCGCGGCGATCCGGGCCTGCTCTAACCACTCCTCTTTGCCGGTGACTTCATAAAGGGTAACCAGGGACTCGAGCAAATTGCCCAGGGATTCACTGTCAGCGGATTGCAAGATCTCTCCCGGGCCCCCCGTGGTGACGCCGCTGGCCAAGTCTTCTGTGCAATACTTCCGCGCAATTTGCTCGGCGACCTCTAAATAATGGGAATCCTTGAACCACTCGGATGCTAAGGCCAATCCGGCAGGTGCGCTGGAACCGGCTGTCGAACCCCCGACAAAGATTTCCCCGGTGTCGTGGTTAACAAATTGACCGAGCTGGCCGTATTGTTTCCAGGTCTTGACAAATGCGTCCGCAACACGGCGGATTCCTTTTTCCCATTCCGGTGGGCATGTCCAAGAAGGATCTTGTTTGCGGATAATATCAAATTGGCGGAATCCGAAATAGAGCATGTCCGCGCTTTTGCGGTTCAAGTGCCACGGCCAATCCTGGTGTTGGAAATGATCGCTGAAAAATTTACGTTCAAAGTTATAAAACCCGTAGAAGTAGCCGCTCGGGGCCAGGGCTTCCTGAAAACAAAAGTCCAGGGTTCTGAGTGAACGCTCTTTTGAAAGTTTGTTTCCTTCGCTCAAGAGTGTCTGGGTCACCATCCCTTGGCCAGTCCAGCCAGGTTGCCAAGCGGACATGTGGGCATCGCCAGTTCCCGCGTAAGCTTTGTCCCATTGGAAATTATGCAGGTTATATTTCCTTTCCTGGATCTCCCAGGATTTCGAGAAGGGGAGTTCATTCCGCACCAGCGGCTCGGATGTGGAAACATTACGCAGATCGGTGAAGCTCTCAAAAAGGTCTTGGATATGTCCGGCCTCCCCCCCGAAAAAGAGGATGGATAGTGACAGGGTTTGTCCGGCATCCAAAGTCGCGGCTTTGTCCGGCGAATCTTTCATCAGGGAGAGTAAATTAAAGCTTTTGCATTGGCGCACCCCTGGGGTTTCGATGGCGATCAAGGCACTCTGACGGTCTTCGCTCTCCTCAAGCACGAGTCCGTGGTCTCCCCGACCACTGTCTTGACCGGTCAGGAACCACGCTTGCCGCTGGAGGCTAGGGGAATAATATCCGATAGCCGGGACAGAGGCGTCGCCGCTGAGGAGATGAAACCGTGAGGGGCCATTTTCAATATTGAGCCGGGGAATATCGGTAATGATACACGGGACGTCGGGCCCGACTTCGGCGGGTTCGCTCAGCATCGGAGGATAATAGATGCGACGTGAAGTGTAACGGTTCCCATTATAAATAGCTCCCGGGACAAGGACAAAATTCTCCCTGCTCCACTTTTCTTGGGGGAACTCGGCGGAGAGATTTACGTCTGGCGCATGACCGGACTCTAAGGTCAGGCTGGCTTGGATTTCAGATCCCGTATGGCCATTATGGGTGGCGGGTTTGATATGGATTTTCCAGCTCCAGTTATTCCCATTTGTATCGGAAAATTTACCTTGGTCGCCGCCGGAAGTGTCAATGACATGCCGAGAGTCGGGGATTGTCCCTTTGAAATGATTAAGGATGATGGAGAAAGGGGGAAGTGGAGATGTTAGTTTCATGGGTGATTTTTTTTTAATAGAATCTTGTGACGGTAGGATTCACCCTTTTTATTTGCAACTCCTACAGTATTCCTACACAATAATATCTCTCCCCCATGAGCCGCCCAAAGATCATTCATGATATGCCCCCGATCCGGGAGCTATGGCCTAGGCCGGAATCGCTCCGGAAAATGAAAGCGCCATTAACTCAAGCATTGGCGCAAGAGCTTCGTAAAATGATTCCGGGTTTGCAGACGGGTCAAAGCCGGGCATTTTATACTACCCGCGAAATAGCGGCGCATTTTAGAGTCGATCTCAAGGCTGTCGGGCAAGCGTGCAAATTGCTCCAGGGCGAGGGGTTATTAGTGAGGGTGAGGGGTTCGGCCACCTTGGTGTCACCTGTCCAATCACTTCCGCGCCAGAAAATCAGGGGAGTGGTGGCTGTACCAGTGTGGAGCTACGGTTTCTGTAATTTATTCGACTGGCGTCTTTTTCACATGGGTTTGGAAGAGTCCCTCCGCGGATATGATTATGTCGCCAATCTGATTTTTTTTGGGGAGGGGGACGAGGCACCGGAGAAAATGATCAAACGGATTTTAATGCACAGGCCTGATATGATTGTTTGGTATCAACCATTGAGGAGTGTCCTGGATATTCTCCAGCGACTTTCGGATGTCGGAATCCGCCCGGTGGTCATCCCTGATAAGGGGGTGCATTTTCCTTTCAGCAGTTATCAGGTGGATAAGGTATTGGCAGCCCAAAAAGCCATGAGGGCGTGGAAAAGGGCGGGGATAAGCCGGATAAACTTTATCAGTACGGGAAAGATATCCATGGATGATGAGATTTTTCAGCAAATGACTATGACCGGGAAACTTTCGATTCCTGTCAGATGTATAGAGACCATGGCTGTGGGTCTTGCTGAGAATTTAAAAACGATGATACCGTCGGCTGACGAAGCATTTGTTATATACGACATTAATCTCTGCGCGATGTTATTCCGCCATAATGAGGCGGACTTCCGGAGTTTGATCAAAAGTAATCGTGTCCTGCTCCCGGGGCATATAGACTCTTCGAGTAACCAACTCCACGGAGTGAAGGCGGACTTTATCCTTACAGATTTGTCTTTTATGGCCGCGCAAATTGCAAAGGATATCGCCTCTCAAAACCTTCCTGCCCTGGGTTCCCCACGTGTTTTCCATGCGGAATATCTCGCCCGGGCCGAGACGGCGCAATTTGCGCGGACATATTAGAATATGGCGGATGATCTATACGGGAAAAAGGAAATGATGTTTTTGTATCTTGTTAAGTCTGCGCTTTACGGTACGAAAATCCGACACACTAAAAAATAATGTTCGGGTTCCGGTCAGTAATTGAAAAAAATTCATCCTTCAGTTTTTTTGAAGGCGTCAAAGGCTGCATCCACATCATTTAGGAACACGAGAAAAAGCTTATCGAGATTTGTGTGCTGTCTCCTGAGAAAGTGCCTCAAAACATGCATGTCCCAGCGGATGGGTTAACGACAGAAATGGCAGGCCAGCTTTTTGATGAATACGGGCCCAACCACTCAGGCAACCCTCAAAAAACTCCTACCACAAAGAGATTTCCTCTTTGGCCAAGGCGATCCAATCGCCCACGACCTGAATCAAAATGGTCATAGTGATCAGATGGGCGTGCGCCTGACCCTCCGCTCATCCACCCACTATGCGTCTGATCGGACTATTTATGATTGCCTAGACGTCCGCCTCACGTCTTTGCCTTCATCCGGGGCCTGATTAGAGTGCGGTTTTTGATCTGGGAGGGCAGTGCGTGCCCGCTGCCGGAAAATGACACGAGTGAAGCGGAAGATTTTTTTAAGCTTAAATTGTCGGCTGATTTGATTTATGCTTATATTTATTTCCTGTCTTATGACTCTATAGCTCAACAGGACAGAGCAGTGGTTTCCTAAACCATTTATCCCCGTTCGAGTCGGGGTAGGGTCACCATTTAAAAATTCTTTTTTAAAAATTCTGGTTTACAGGATTAGGGGTTTTCATAATAGTGCTGCCCCTTCTATGAGATGTGTCAGGATCCCCTAGTGGTTGAATCCAGAGCTCCGTAAAGGGGAAGATTTAAGGAGAAATCAATGAATCAGCAGGATACAACCATATTATTAACAGGGTTTACCGGGGTAATCGGCAAAAGACTCGCTTATGAGCTTGCCAACCGCGGGCACAGAGTACTTTGTCCGGTCCGGGCAAAGGACGCCGCGCAACTTGCCCAACGTTTTGATGAGGTGAAAAACGTCCTGCGTGATGTGACGGCAGATTATCATTCTCAGGCCGAGTCCCGGCTTATCCCTTTTATCGGGGATATGAGGAAAAAATATTTCGGCTTGAATGAGGAGGAGATGGCCAAGCTTGGTTTTAAGGAAATCAAAGCGGTCTGGCATCTCGCGGCAGCCCTCGACCTGACCGAGACAAATAGCGCAGAAGTTTTCGAGACAAATGTGGGCGGCTCCCTCCACCTTCTGGATTTGATGAAGGAATTCGGAGTCCAAGACATCCATTATTTTAGCACTTTTGCCGTTCATGGAAAAAAATCGGGTGGTTTGGCCAAGGAAATCATTCTCGCCGAGCCGACAGAGTTCCGGAATTCCTATGAGGAATCCAAATGGCAATCCGAAAAAAATGTCTGGGAGACAGCCCAGTCCGGGAAAATCCGTGCCGCCATCTACCGCCCGAGTATTGTTGTCGGTGACTCCTTAAACGGGCGTTATGAACAGTTTAATGCCTTTAACCATCCTTTCGACATGGCCAGTCGTTTGCGTAAACGCCTTGCCGAAAAGGAAGGAATCGATCTTGCAATAAAACCATTAGACTTCGAACTCCGTTTGCCGGGGGAGGAGCAGGCGACATTGAATATTGTGCCTTTGGATTATGTCATTGAGATCACGATGAAACTTTACGACTCCGGCCAGTGGGCCGGGAAGATCTTCCACATTACGAATCCCACCCCGCCGAAACTGGAAGAAGTCCTGGCGGTTTTCAAACAAACCGAGCCATGGCAGGGTTTACGCTGGAGCTCATCGGTATTGAATGGGGATTTTGCGAATTCCTATGAGAAATTTGCGTTTAAACAATTAGGTTTCTTGATCCCCTACCTCATGGGTGAGGCATCCTTTGACCAGACTGAGGTCCGCAAAATCCTCAATGGGACACAACCCGAAATCAATAACTTTAAATTCATGGGGGCTATTGCAAAAAGGGCCATGATTAAGGGTTGGCAGGAATCGTATTAAAGTAACATGCCGTATTCCATGATCCGGCAATCATTCTTATAAAATCTTCTCTTGCCTCGTTGAAAGTCTCTGCCATATTCTGACTATATGCCTACTCAGAAAAAAATCTTTCAGATGGATAAAGTTCTTGCGGTGATTATGGGTGGGGGGCAGGGAACCCGCCTTTTTCCGCTCACTAAAGACCGGGCTAAACCAGCCGTTCCTCTCGCGGGTAAATACCGCCTCGTTGATATACCCATTAGTAATTGTCTGAATAGTAATATCCGTAAAATCTACCTTTTGACCCAATTTAACTCGGCCTCTCTCCACCGTCATATACAGGAGACCTATAAATTCGACGCGTTTTCCGGCGGTTTTGTCGATATTCTCGCGGCGCAACAAAGTTTTGACCAGAAGTCGGGATGGTACCAGGGAACGGCTGACGCAGTTCGTCAGAATTTTCAACATTTCGGCAATCATAAATGTGACTACGTGGTGATTTTATCCGGTGACCAGCTTTATCGGATGGACTTTAGTGAGCTAGTTACCCAACACATTGAAACGGGTGCCGATATCACCATAGCCACGATCCCGGTCAGTAAAGCCGCCGCTCCAGCATTGGGCATTATGCAGGTGGATGATTCCCAAAAAATCGTGCGGTTTGTGGAGAAACCAAATGATCCGGATGTACTTGATTCACTAAAAATTACCCCGCCTCAACTTGAAAAACTGGGAGAGAATCCGGGCCAGGACCTTTATCTGGCTTCTATGGGGATTTACGTTTTTAGTAAACAAGTCTTGATCGAGGCTCTCGACAATGAAAAGACGGATTTCGGCAAGAATATTATCCCTGATGCCATCTCGACAAAGAAGGTTTCTGCCTATGTTTATAAAGGTTATTGGGAAGATATCGGAACGATTAAAGGCTTTTTTGAGGCCAGTCTTGATGCCGCCTCCCCGCTTCCCCAGTTTGATTATTTTGACTCGGATGCTCCGATTTACACTCATCCCCGCTTTTTACCAGCATCGAAACTCCATGGCGCATCCTTGACCCGTGTGGTGTTATCCGACGGTTGTATTATCGGGCAGTGTTATATCGAAAATGCCCTGATCGGTATCCGCAGTATTATCAAGGAGGGTTCTGTCCTCCGTGATGCCGTGATGATGGGTGCCGATTATTACGAAAGCGAACAGGATAAAGAGGCGAATGCCCAAAAGGGAATCCCTACGGTAGGGATCGGTCATCATTGTCATATTACACGGGCGATCATTGATAAAAATGCCCGGATCGGTAATTATGTCCGGATTTCCCCTGAAGGAAAACCTGCGGAAATGGACGGACCAAATTTTTATGTCCGTGAAGGAATTGTATGCATTCCCAAAAACGCCGTTGTGCACGATGGCACAGTGATTTAAATTAAACTATGCGTATCGGCA belongs to Verrucomicrobiota bacterium and includes:
- a CDS encoding glucose-1-phosphate adenylyltransferase, with translation MDKVLAVIMGGGQGTRLFPLTKDRAKPAVPLAGKYRLVDIPISNCLNSNIRKIYLLTQFNSASLHRHIQETYKFDAFSGGFVDILAAQQSFDQKSGWYQGTADAVRQNFQHFGNHKCDYVVILSGDQLYRMDFSELVTQHIETGADITIATIPVSKAAAPALGIMQVDDSQKIVRFVEKPNDPDVLDSLKITPPQLEKLGENPGQDLYLASMGIYVFSKQVLIEALDNEKTDFGKNIIPDAISTKKVSAYVYKGYWEDIGTIKGFFEASLDAASPLPQFDYFDSDAPIYTHPRFLPASKLHGASLTRVVLSDGCIIGQCYIENALIGIRSIIKEGSVLRDAVMMGADYYESEQDKEANAQKGIPTVGIGHHCHITRAIIDKNARIGNYVRISPEGKPAEMDGPNFYVREGIVCIPKNAVVHDGTVI
- a CDS encoding SDR family oxidoreductase, with translation MNQQDTTILLTGFTGVIGKRLAYELANRGHRVLCPVRAKDAAQLAQRFDEVKNVLRDVTADYHSQAESRLIPFIGDMRKKYFGLNEEEMAKLGFKEIKAVWHLAAALDLTETNSAEVFETNVGGSLHLLDLMKEFGVQDIHYFSTFAVHGKKSGGLAKEIILAEPTEFRNSYEESKWQSEKNVWETAQSGKIRAAIYRPSIVVGDSLNGRYEQFNAFNHPFDMASRLRKRLAEKEGIDLAIKPLDFELRLPGEEQATLNIVPLDYVIEITMKLYDSGQWAGKIFHITNPTPPKLEEVLAVFKQTEPWQGLRWSSSVLNGDFANSYEKFAFKQLGFLIPYLMGEASFDQTEVRKILNGTQPEINNFKFMGAIAKRAMIKGWQESY
- a CDS encoding PAS domain S-box protein is translated as MFNQFDSQLMEAIPLGVCLIDSFGEINDFNQSLVQLTGLTGSEIKNSLIQRIVRPKFHRELSAALEQIFHTKSSRPVEITCEISLRSGYTTSEFVIKLQKLKSSEQDNLAVAVFTPKASAEYHELLKTKTIYELVVEQTLSGFWDWNIQENTQKNSPGYRKIFGYEDHELPDSAENYKKMIFPEDLEMVLKNYDDHVRSRGMIPYCNEVRYRHKNGSTVWVICSGKIVEWDDVGRPVRMIGCHIDITKEKEAEAQALGYSGQIPHSLPDLVFHQDIDGTYMDYYALDKGLLVVSPEQFLGKKPHEILPSHIAELHTDSIRKTIETQSLQQCEYELHIDGKRKFFEMRMVPFSKDQVISLVRDVSGKKSS
- a CDS encoding LUD domain-containing protein, whose protein sequence is MSTEQFASSREKILSKVNTALAPIKDRAAMPEYDPRITVTKTFDPQADQWAFFKEEFDKVHGRTFSTGAEIEAFFASNNLTYGYCDPKILALMSEILPDNVLLETQFDLAKIDSYQFGITCASGAIAETGSIILTDKDTSRRLGALAPWVHIACVEHSSIHATIHDALKAMPDDPNIIWCTGPSKTADIEGILIEGVHGPGIQGCFLLP